The Candidatus Caldatribacterium sp. genome includes the window TATGTTCTTGCCTCCCGGTCCTTTCTTTTCCAGCACGGGGTGGAAAAACCACACCTCTACTTCGAGGTCTCGGTTTTTCTTATCACCTTTGTGCTCCTTGGAAAGTGGCTTGAAGCGGAAACGAAAAGGCGTACTTCCAGGGCTATTGAGAAACTCCTTGCCCTTCAGCCCAAGACGGCCCGAGTCCGGAGGGATAGAGAGTTTGTTGATATCCCCCTTTCTGAAGTCGCTGAGGGAGACGTTATCCTTGTGCGTCCTGGGGAAACGGTACCGGTGGATGGGGAGGTGGTCCGAGGTTACGCGGCAGTCGATGAATCGCTGCTTACCGGGGAGAGTATTCCTGTTGAGAAGAAGCCGGGAGATACCGTCTTTGGCGGAACGGTGAACCAGGCAGGGAGCTTCGAGTTCGTGGCCCGCCGGGTAGGAAGAGATACCGTTCTTGCCCGTATCATTCGCCTGGTGGAGGAAGCAGAAAGCTCAAGAGCCCCCGTCCAGAACCTTGCCGACCGCATCGCCGGTGTTTTTGTCCCGTTGGTTCTCCTTGTAGCTTCTCTGACCTTCCTTGTGTGGTACTTCATTTTTGGGGCCTCCCTCTCTTTCGCTCTCATGGCCATGACTTCGGTTGTGGTCATCGCCTGTCCCTGTGCCCTGGGCCTTGCAACGCCTACGGCCCTTATGGTGGGACTTGGAAGGGGAGCGGAGTTGGGGATTCTTGTCAAAGGTGGGGAGTCTCTCGAGCGGGCGAAGGACATAGACGTCGTTATTTTTGACAAGACCGGAACCCTTACCCGGGGGAAGCCTGAAATCACCGATGTGATTGCCTTTTCAGGAAGCCAGAGGACGGCACTTGCCGTTGCCGCTTCTCTTGAGGCTCGTTCGGAGCACCCTCTTGCCTCAGCTTTCCTGCAGAGGGCAAAGGAGGAGTCCATTTCTCTCTTTGAAGTCACCGAGCTCTCTGCTTTTCCCGGGAAGGGCCTCGTTGGAGTAATTGACGGCGTCCAGTACGTTCTCGGGAGTCCTTCCTTCGTTGCCGAAACCCTTGGAATCTCCCTCGAATCATACAGGGATCGTATTGCCCATCTCGAAGAGGAGGGGAAGACTGTCGTTGCCCTGGGCTCAGGGGGAAGCCTTCTGGGGCTTTTTGCCCTTGCTGATCCTCCAAAAGAAACGGCAAAAGAGGGAGTTGTGGCCCTCAAGCGCATGGGCCTTTCGGTAGCCGTGGTCTCCGGGGATGCGCAGCGGGTGGCCCAGGCGGTGGCGGGGAAACTTGGTATTGAGACAGTTTTCGCCGAAGTGCTCCCCGAGGTTAAGGTCGCCATCGTACGGGAACTCCAGAGGGAAGGGAAGCGGGTCGCCTTTGTGGGCGATGGTATCAACGATGCCCCTGCCCTTGCCCAGGCCGATCTTGGGATTGCCATGGGACAGGGGTCAGACATTGCCCTTGAAGCGGGGGACATCGTCCTCGCCCGGGGGAATCCTCAGGATGTAGCGTTGGCCCTTGCCCTTTCCCGGGCGACCTTAGGGAAAATCAAGCAGAACCTCTTTTTTGCCCTCTTCTACAACGTCCTCGGCATTCCTATTGCTGCTCGGGTTTTTGCTCCCTGGGGTCTTGTGCTCCGGCCAGAACTCGCCGGCCTTGCCATGGCCTTGAGTTCCGTTTCGGTCGTCTCGAATGCCCTTCTCTTGCGGCGCTTTACGCCAGGAAGGCAAGACCTCCTCTCCGCTTTTGCCCCTTTCCTTCTGGCTGCCTTCTTTGTCGCTGTATTCTTTGCCTTTGCCTCGCTGAGTAAGTGAGGATGTGGAAAAAGGACCGGGTCAAACCCGGTCCTTGGGTCCTCAACCTGTTATATTACATCGTATATCAGCCACTTTCCATCGTGTTTCTCTAACTGGAATGTTGCATCCCCTTGAGAAGGTCGAAAAGGAAAGCAAGAGGGTTCTGCTTGACCTGGACAGGTAGCGCAGATCTCTATCGAGCTCAGAACTGCTTCAGCACGGTTTCCATTTATCTCGACACTAATCAGTTCAGTGTCTGCAGTGATTTCACAAGGAGCAAGAGGTTCTATGAGCTCAGCACCCTGCTCATACAGGGAATTGAGTCGCGTATCAAGTGGTCCACCAGGTACAAGGTAAGACCTCGCTTCCTCGAGATCAGAGGAGAAAAGGGCCTTGAAGCAATTCTCTATGGTGGCTTCTATTTTCTCCTGGTCACTTACGGTAGTGGCAGTTCCACTGCAGCCGCAAAGGAGAAAAACCCACAGAGCAAGAAGGATGAGAATAACCTTCCTCTCCTTCATTTTTTCACCCTCCTTTAGGGATTTTCCTCGACGCCAGCGGACGCACCTTGTTCTGCGGTTTGTGTGTTCCCCTCCTTGTGGGACACAGCTTGGTTTCCGAGGAGTACTTTAAACTTGATGATTGTCGTGCTCTTCGTTCTTACCCCCCTTCCTTGGTTGGGATCGAGTGACTCAGTTAGATTCAAGACGAGGACTCCAGAAGACCTGGATTACCCTGGTGAAAAGGATGTTATGGAATTACTGTAGCCTCAGTTGCTGAGGGAAACATGCCATCTCCTCAAAAGGTTTCTGCCTCAACCAGGGAACGGAATGCTTCTCGAGGAAGTCACCTCCGCCAGCAAGTCCTTGGCTCAATTAGCACAGGATGTAAGGCATCATGGGTTGTTCCAGGTGTGGGGTGGAGTGGCTTGCACCTTGCAGTGAAAAGAGTCCTGGGCCTGAACCCAATCAAATGATCTCACCCCCTCAGGAACTTTTAACGGTCACCGTAGCCGTACCGTAAGAACAATTTCCAGCCACATCACAGACCTTGACTATCACTGTATACGTTCCCTGGGTGGTGAAGGTGTAGGTAAAGGTCGGACCAGAAGCAGAAAAAGCAGAGGGACAACTGCTCCCGCTGTAGCCCTGTGTTCCCCCTCCGCTCACAAACCACTGGTAGCTCTCTATTTTGTACTCATCCTCAGCTTGAGCAGTAAAGGTAAGTGTTGTTCCTACGGAAACGGTGAGTCCATTGGGAGTGATGGTGACGTTTGTAGGCGGCCAAAAGTCCTCTCCGAACTGGAGGACGGGAAAGTTAGCCACGATAGTCTTCTCCATGGAATGGCCTCCATCATCTCGGATGGAAGCCCTCAGGGTGAGGAAGAGATTCTTGGTCCCATAGTTCTTCCAGAGGTAGTCGATGGTATCCTGGAAGAAGAGAGGTAGATTCGAAATAACATAGGGACTTGCCTGTCCGGGGTTAGGGATGGTGGGTTCCAGGGAAGAGTTTGGTGGAACGTAGTACGCAAGGAGTAACCTCTTTGTCAGCCCTGCGACGTCACCTTCCTCGGTAGAGTAAATGTACCTCAATTCTTCTATGGTGAATCCCACTTCGTTGAGGGGGTAGATGATGAGGTCAAAAGTGATGCCCTGAAGTAGCTCAAATTTATCAGGTCCCCCGATGTCGGGAGGTTCCTGAAAGGAGTAGTACATCCGCACCTCGGCTTCTGGGTTCACAATATTCCA containing:
- a CDS encoding heavy metal translocating P-type ATPase, which translates into the protein MRRVYLRIEGMHCPSCAKLITSELSGIKGVREAQVDFAEKRGVAVFDAEVVSVADLVRAIEKLGYKASPEKEEETENEPSSGEEEKARDAPGTKRVTLQISGMHCASCALLIERELRETPGVKEAQVSFASEKAWVVFDPHAVSVPDLVQVVKGAGYGAFPEEEVGTPSSRKDAAVSLARRRFLWAFALNLPLLFFMVLDFTPSFPGWEFIHPFMGLVSFLVATFVQFILGAPFYRGLFTQVRLRLLGMDSLIAIGTSVAYGYSLVLYLGYVLASRSFLFQHGVEKPHLYFEVSVFLITFVLLGKWLEAETKRRTSRAIEKLLALQPKTARVRRDREFVDIPLSEVAEGDVILVRPGETVPVDGEVVRGYAAVDESLLTGESIPVEKKPGDTVFGGTVNQAGSFEFVARRVGRDTVLARIIRLVEEAESSRAPVQNLADRIAGVFVPLVLLVASLTFLVWYFIFGASLSFALMAMTSVVVIACPCALGLATPTALMVGLGRGAELGILVKGGESLERAKDIDVVIFDKTGTLTRGKPEITDVIAFSGSQRTALAVAASLEARSEHPLASAFLQRAKEESISLFEVTELSAFPGKGLVGVIDGVQYVLGSPSFVAETLGISLESYRDRIAHLEEEGKTVVALGSGGSLLGLFALADPPKETAKEGVVALKRMGLSVAVVSGDAQRVAQAVAGKLGIETVFAEVLPEVKVAIVRELQREGKRVAFVGDGINDAPALAQADLGIAMGQGSDIALEAGDIVLARGNPQDVALALALSRATLGKIKQNLFFALFYNVLGIPIAARVFAPWGLVLRPELAGLAMALSSVSVVSNALLLRRFTPGRQDLLSAFAPFLLAAFFVAVFFAFASLSK
- a CDS encoding PKD domain-containing protein, with amino-acid sequence MVLVAMLLAGGCNWFEKGLWNIVNPEAEVRMYYSFQEPPDIGGPDKFELLQGITFDLIIYPLNEVGFTIEELRYIYSTEEGDVAGLTKRLLLAYYVPPNSSLEPTIPNPGQASPYVISNLPLFFQDTIDYLWKNYGTKNLFLTLRASIRDDGGHSMEKTIVANFPVLQFGEDFWPPTNVTITPNGLTVSVGTTLTFTAQAEDEYKIESYQWFVSGGGTQGYSGSSCPSAFSASGPTFTYTFTTQGTYTVIVKVCDVAGNCSYGTATVTVKSS